Proteins from one Triticum aestivum cultivar Chinese Spring chromosome 7A, IWGSC CS RefSeq v2.1, whole genome shotgun sequence genomic window:
- the LOC123150133 gene encoding receptor-like protein kinase 7: MSPQFWQRRCPVVTLPVEYNEQGIVDNLTENNATRVWTSRRTWEDEQLYLVHDQGTGLPTTLVVKKFQSVNPALQVHDSVKYRYNSEMFLLASNSHDNIIKVVDLIQREDAIMLVYEYPVNGSLQSWLHRPVEIGRPLGWPERRAIAIGVAKGLRHLHHGCNKPIVHHNISLENILLDQNFKAVIASFGDAQMNMAGLGQPLPITDLPPGNFGYAAPEYGRATNQVSEKADIYSFGVLLLVLVTGRVANGPGVNGLLATWALKNCNELMANNLKMFKITVDKGIPSQARYMKEMATMFRLGVDCTVRDPQERPSMLKVLERLCRGRSPFRGLLTF; encoded by the exons ATGAGCCCGCAATTCTGGCAGAGGAGATGCCCTGTGGTGACCCTGCCTGTTGAATACAATGAACAAGGCATAGTTGACAACCTTACTGAAAATAATGCGACAAGGGTGTGGACTAGCAGGAGGACATGGGAGGACGAGCAGCTATACCTGGTCCATGATCAGGGCACCGGTCTTCCTACTACTCTGGTCGTCAAGAAGTTCCAGAGCGTGAACCCAGCTCTACAAGTGCACGACAGTGTCAAGTACCGCTACAATTCGGAGATGTTCCTGTTAGCCAGCAATTCTCACGACAACATCATCAAAGTCGTAGACCTCATCCAGCGGGAAGACGCGATCATGCTCGTTTACGAGTATCCGGTGAATGGCAGCCTTCAATCCTGGCTGCACCGGCCGGTGGAGATCGGTCGACCTCTAGGCTGGCCGGAGAGGAGGGCCATCGCCATCGGCGTGGCCAAAGGGCTCCGCCACTTGCACCATGGATGCAATAAGCCGATTGTCCACCACAACATCAGCCTTGAAAACATCTTGCTTGATCAGAATTTCAAGGCCGTGATAGCCAGTTTCGGCGATGCGCAGATGAACATGGCTGGGCTCGGCCAGCCGTTGCCGATCACGGACCTGCCTCCTGGTAACTTCGGATACGCAGCTCCAG AGTATGGGAGAGCGACGAATCAGGTGAGTGAGAAGGCAGACATATACAGCTTTGGAGTGCTGCTGCTAGTACTAGTAACGGGGCGGGTGGCCAATGGACCTGGAGTGAATGGTCTATTGGCAACTTGGGCACTGAAGAACTGCAATGAACTGATGGCAAACAATCTGAAAATGTTCAAGATTACTGTGGACAAGGGCATCCCTAGTCAAGCGCGATACATGAAGGAGATGGCGACCATGTTCAGGCTGGGCGTGGATTGCACCGTCAGGGATCCACAGGAAAGGCCTTCAATGCTGAAGGTTCTGGAACGACTCTGCCGTGGGCGTTCTCCATTCCGTGGCCTCCTCACCTTCTAA